A genomic window from Flavobacterium azooxidireducens includes:
- a CDS encoding ABC transporter ATP-binding protein, translating into MIQAKGIHKYFDQLHVLKGVDLAINKGEVVSIVGASGAGKTTLLQILGTLEKPSKESGTSLVINGESVLDMNDKQLSKFRNQKLGFIFQFHQLLPEFTALENVCIPAFIAGKSKPEAEEEAKRLLNYLGLSHRMDHKPGELSGGEQQRVAVARALINKPAVIFADEPSGNLDTTSAENLHELFFKLRDEFGQTFVIVTHNETLANMADRKLIMKDGLFDQNSGWIDFSSLPNATV; encoded by the coding sequence ATGATACAAGCAAAAGGAATTCATAAATATTTTGATCAACTACATGTTTTAAAAGGTGTTGATTTAGCAATTAATAAAGGAGAAGTTGTATCGATTGTAGGTGCATCCGGTGCCGGAAAAACAACGCTTCTTCAAATTTTAGGAACTTTAGAAAAACCTTCAAAAGAAAGCGGAACTTCCTTAGTGATTAATGGTGAATCAGTTTTGGATATGAATGACAAGCAGTTATCAAAATTCAGAAACCAAAAACTGGGATTTATTTTTCAGTTTCATCAATTATTGCCTGAATTTACTGCGTTAGAAAATGTTTGTATTCCGGCTTTTATTGCTGGAAAATCAAAACCCGAGGCTGAAGAAGAAGCGAAAAGATTACTCAATTATTTAGGATTATCGCATCGGATGGATCACAAACCGGGCGAACTTTCGGGAGGTGAACAACAACGCGTGGCGGTTGCGAGAGCTTTAATTAACAAACCGGCTGTGATTTTTGCCGATGAACCTTCGGGAAACTTAGATACCACTTCTGCCGAAAATTTACACGAATTATTTTTTAAATTGCGAGATGAATTCGGACAAACGTTTGTAATTGTTACGCACAATGAAACCTTAGCGAACATGGCCGACAGAAAATTAATTATGAAAGATGGTTTATTTGACCAAAATTCGGGTTGGATTGATTTTTCATCCTTACCAAATGCAACTGTTTAA
- the folE gene encoding GTP cyclohydrolase I FolE — protein MNNHIEKELFELLGDEHQMTSAETPLRPDAFDKSDSEKMATIEKHFHLIMEEMGLDMTDDSLRGTPHRVAKMFIQEIFSGLNPVNKPKISVFENSYHYDKMLVEANISFNSTCEHHFLPIIGKAHIGYVSNGKVIGLSKLNRIVDYFARRPQVQERMIMQIFNELKSVLNTEDVIVVVEAEHLCVSSRGIKDSSSYTSTIQYGGIFKEKENRNDFFNLMKKEK, from the coding sequence ATGAATAACCACATTGAAAAAGAATTATTTGAACTTTTGGGCGATGAACATCAGATGACTTCGGCAGAAACTCCTTTGAGACCTGATGCTTTTGACAAATCTGATTCAGAAAAAATGGCCACCATCGAAAAACATTTTCATTTAATTATGGAAGAAATGGGTTTAGATATGACCGATGATAGTTTGCGTGGAACACCACATCGAGTGGCAAAAATGTTTATTCAAGAAATTTTTAGCGGATTAAATCCAGTCAATAAACCGAAGATTTCTGTGTTTGAAAATAGTTATCATTATGACAAAATGCTAGTTGAGGCGAATATTAGTTTCAATTCTACTTGTGAACATCATTTTTTACCAATCATTGGTAAAGCTCATATTGGTTATGTTTCTAATGGAAAAGTGATTGGTTTATCCAAATTAAATCGAATTGTTGATTATTTTGCCCGACGACCACAGGTTCAGGAACGAATGATAATGCAAATTTTTAATGAATTGAAATCTGTCTTAAACACAGAAGATGTGATAGTTGTGGTGGAAGCCGAACATTTATGTGTGTCAAGTCGCGGAATTAAAGACAGTTCGAGCTATACTTCAACCATTCAATATGGCGGAATTTTCAAAGAGAAAGAAAATAGAAATGACTTTTTTAATTTAATGAAGAAGGAAAAATAA
- the msrA gene encoding peptide-methionine (S)-S-oxide reductase MsrA, translating to MKKLILILLAFSTLSCQSQERKSAFLENKQPVKMNVEKGLELATFAGGCFWCTEAVFLEIEGVKKVVSGYIGGTTKNPTYKDIGTGMTGHAEAIQITFDPKIVSFGELLEIFFATHDPTTLNRQGNDVGTQYRSEVFYYNDDQKQLTQDYISLMTSEKTFKNPIVTRVSAASIFYEAEDYHQNYYNLNKTQSYCSYVITPKIDKLKKNFKDKLKD from the coding sequence ATGAAAAAATTAATTTTAATACTATTAGCCTTTTCAACTTTATCTTGTCAATCACAAGAAAGAAAAAGTGCTTTTTTAGAAAATAAACAACCAGTAAAGATGAATGTAGAAAAAGGATTAGAATTAGCCACTTTTGCCGGTGGATGTTTTTGGTGTACAGAGGCAGTTTTTTTGGAAATTGAAGGTGTAAAAAAAGTAGTTTCAGGCTACATAGGAGGGACAACAAAAAATCCAACTTATAAAGATATTGGAACAGGAATGACCGGTCATGCCGAAGCCATTCAAATTACGTTTGATCCAAAAATTGTTTCATTTGGTGAATTGTTGGAAATCTTTTTTGCCACTCACGATCCAACGACTTTAAACCGTCAGGGAAATGATGTAGGAACGCAATACCGTAGCGAAGTTTTTTATTACAACGATGATCAAAAGCAATTGACTCAAGACTACATTAGTTTAATGACGAGTGAAAAAACATTTAAAAACCCAATTGTGACAAGAGTTTCGGCAGCTTCTATTTTTTATGAAGCGGAAGATTATCATCAGAATTATTACAATTTAAACAAAACGCAATCGTATTGTAGTTATGTCATCACACCCAAAATTGATAAGTTGAAAAAGAACTTTAAGGATAAATTGAAAGATTAA